One segment of Ignavibacteria bacterium DNA contains the following:
- a CDS encoding guanosine monophosphate reductase produces MNNTHTLDEILHSVSTNGFHNSLFPESLTFNDISLVPRVVSSIKHRTECSAATDFLGIPLQLPLLAAPMPDVCGGKMAAVLAQLGALGFIHRFSSIEKQVTDALLTEKKNAIGCAIGVTGDWKERFQQLYNIGVRLFCLDIANGANHVVANAISWLRSHTNNGEIKIIAGNVAAAETFVWLAEVGADAIRVGIGNGSICTTSIETGIGQGQVSAIVECARVREERKLSTLIIADGGIRTPGDMCKALALGADATMLGSALAGTEESPGEVIKFRGQLYKRYVGAASFATKMSNDYVEGEETLVPYKSKVEKTLKRFLDGVRSSMAYMNARTLSEFRQFTSFVRLTQHSFIERTPHILG; encoded by the coding sequence ATGAACAATACACACACGCTCGATGAAATTTTACATTCCGTTTCGACAAACGGGTTTCACAACTCCCTTTTCCCAGAATCACTCACGTTTAACGATATTTCCCTTGTTCCGCGAGTTGTTTCAAGCATCAAGCATCGTACGGAATGTTCTGCCGCAACAGATTTTCTTGGCATTCCGCTTCAACTTCCTCTTCTTGCGGCTCCGATGCCCGATGTTTGTGGAGGGAAAATGGCTGCTGTACTCGCTCAACTCGGAGCGCTCGGATTCATTCACAGATTTTCTTCAATCGAAAAACAAGTAACGGATGCCTTGTTGACAGAAAAGAAAAATGCAATCGGATGCGCAATTGGTGTTACCGGCGACTGGAAAGAACGATTTCAACAACTATATAACATTGGAGTTCGTTTATTTTGTCTCGATATTGCAAATGGAGCAAATCACGTTGTTGCAAACGCGATTTCGTGGTTGCGGTCGCATACGAATAACGGAGAAATAAAAATTATTGCCGGAAATGTTGCCGCCGCCGAAACGTTCGTGTGGCTTGCAGAAGTTGGTGCTGATGCCATTCGTGTCGGCATCGGCAACGGTTCAATTTGCACAACTTCGATTGAAACAGGAATTGGACAAGGACAAGTTTCTGCAATTGTTGAATGCGCGCGCGTGCGTGAAGAAAGAAAACTTTCCACGTTGATAATTGCCGATGGAGGAATTCGAACTCCCGGAGATATGTGTAAAGCGCTTGCACTTGGCGCAGACGCAACAATGCTCGGTTCTGCCCTTGCGGGAACGGAAGAATCACCGGGAGAAGTCATAAAATTTCGCGGACAACTTTACAAGCGATACGTTGGCGCGGCTTCGTTTGCAACGAAAATGTCGAATGATTATGTGGAGGGTGAAGAAACACTTGTTCCCTATAAAAGCAAAGTGGAAAAAACCCTTAAACGATTTCTTGATGGAGTTCGTTCTTCTATGGCATATATGAATGCGCGAACGTTGAGTGAATTTCGACAATTCACTTCATTTGTTCGACTGACGCAACATTCATTCATCGAACGAACGCCTCATATATTAGGATAA